One genomic segment of Spirochaetota bacterium includes these proteins:
- the tuf gene encoding elongation factor Tu: MGKEKFQRTKPHVNVGTIGHIDHGKTTLTSAITKCLFLKYGLGKPIEFDQIDNAPEEKARGITIATSHQEYETPKRHYAHVDCPGHADYIKNMITGAAQMDAAILVVAAGDGAMPQTKEHVLLAHQVNVPYMVVFLNKVDMIDKSERDEMIELVEMEIRELLSKYEFPGDEVPIIPGSALKALEEADAKKTDGEWFTTVIKLAEALDEYVPEPKRATDKPFLMPIEDVFSITGRGTVVTGRIERGIVHTGDEVEIIGFTETKKTVCTGVEMFRKILDEGQAGDNVGCLLRGTGKDEVMRGQVLAKPGSITPHKKFTGKVYVLKKEEGGRHTPFFGNYRPQFYFRTTDVTGIVTLPSGVEMVMPGDDIDMTIELITPVAMEEELRFAIREGGRTVGAGVVTKVIE; the protein is encoded by the coding sequence ATGGGTAAAGAAAAATTTCAACGGACCAAACCTCACGTTAACGTTGGCACGATTGGTCACATCGATCATGGCAAGACAACTCTGACATCGGCTATTACAAAATGCCTGTTTTTGAAATATGGTCTTGGCAAGCCTATTGAATTTGATCAGATCGACAATGCTCCGGAAGAGAAGGCGCGGGGTATAACGATTGCCACGTCACACCAGGAATATGAAACGCCCAAGCGGCACTACGCCCATGTCGACTGCCCGGGCCATGCCGACTATATCAAGAACATGATCACCGGCGCCGCCCAGATGGACGCAGCCATTCTCGTTGTCGCCGCCGGCGACGGCGCCATGCCGCAAACCAAGGAGCACGTTCTCCTGGCTCACCAGGTCAACGTTCCCTACATGGTCGTTTTCCTTAATAAAGTAGACATGATAGACAAGTCCGAGCGGGACGAGATGATCGAGCTGGTCGAGATGGAAATCAGGGAGCTCCTCTCCAAGTATGAATTCCCCGGCGACGAAGTTCCTATAATCCCCGGTTCGGCCCTCAAGGCTCTTGAGGAAGCCGATGCGAAGAAAACCGACGGCGAATGGTTCACCACGGTTATCAAGCTTGCCGAAGCCCTGGACGAGTACGTTCCCGAGCCGAAGCGCGCCACCGACAAACCCTTCCTGATGCCGATCGAGGACGTCTTCTCCATTACCGGCCGCGGCACTGTCGTGACCGGCAGGATCGAGCGTGGCATTGTCCACACCGGCGACGAAGTCGAGATTATCGGCTTCACCGAAACGAAGAAAACGGTATGCACCGGCGTTGAGATGTTCCGCAAGATTCTTGATGAAGGCCAGGCCGGCGACAATGTCGGTTGCCTCCTCCGCGGTACCGGAAAAGACGAGGTTATGCGCGGCCAGGTCCTCGCGAAGCCCGGCTCAATCACACCTCATAAGAAATTTACCGGGAAAGTGTATGTCCTCAAGAAAGAAGAGGGCGGACGCCATACTCCGTTTTTCGGGAATTACCGGCCGCAGTTTTATTTCAGAACGACCGACGTTACGGGTATAGTGACCCTTCCGTCGGGAGTCGAGATGGTTATGCCCGGAGATGATATAGATATGACGATTGAGCTTATCACCCCGGTGGCAATGGAAGAAGAACTCCGTTTCGCCATCCGCGAAGGCGGCAGAACCGTCGGCGCGGGGGTCGTTACAAAGGTTATAGAGTAG
- the rpsJ gene encoding 30S ribosomal protein S10: protein MAKSTGQRIRVKLRSFDAKLLDQSAEKIVATTNRSGAKVAGPIPLPTKIEKFCVLKSPHVNKKAREQFEIRTHKRLIDIIDPNSDTVEALMKLELPAGVSVDIKS, encoded by the coding sequence GTGGCAAAGTCTACTGGACAACGTATAAGGGTTAAGCTAAGATCATTTGACGCAAAGTTGCTGGATCAATCAGCCGAGAAGATCGTCGCCACCACCAATCGGAGCGGCGCCAAGGTTGCGGGTCCCATACCTCTGCCGACAAAGATCGAGAAGTTCTGCGTGCTCAAATCACCTCACGTGAACAAGAAGGCCCGTGAGCAGTTTGAGATCCGCACGCACAAGCGTTTGATTGACATCATTGATCCGAATTCTGATACGGTCGAGGCTCTGATGAAGCTGGAGCTGCCCGCCGGTGTTTCGGTTGATATTAAATCCTGA
- the rplC gene encoding 50S ribosomal protein L3: MKKALIGRKIGMTQFIHEDGTATPVTVCELGPCVVVQKKNVEKDGYSALKLGFRDVKEQRLTKPILSDLKKKSIRPLGTFGEIAVFDESLDVGSEIKCSIFAENTVVNVTGVSKGKGFAGVVKRHGFGGGRETHGSTFHRAPGSIGACAFPSEVWRGQRMPGRMGFRTVTVKNLKIVKVFEDKNIVLISGAIPGRKNTLITVCER, from the coding sequence ATGAAAAAGGCGCTTATTGGCAGAAAAATCGGGATGACCCAGTTTATACATGAGGATGGTACGGCGACGCCCGTTACCGTGTGCGAGCTCGGCCCCTGCGTGGTTGTGCAGAAAAAGAACGTAGAGAAGGACGGCTACTCGGCGTTGAAGCTCGGCTTCAGGGATGTCAAAGAACAGCGGTTGACCAAGCCGATACTTTCTGATTTGAAGAAAAAGAGCATCAGGCCCCTCGGGACTTTCGGCGAGATTGCCGTATTCGACGAATCCCTTGATGTGGGCAGCGAGATCAAATGCTCCATCTTCGCCGAGAATACGGTCGTCAACGTTACCGGCGTATCAAAGGGCAAGGGCTTTGCCGGCGTTGTCAAGCGGCACGGCTTCGGCGGCGGCCGCGAGACCCACGGTTCGACCTTTCACCGCGCCCCCGGCTCCATCGGCGCCTGCGCTTTCCCGAGTGAAGTGTGGAGGGGCCAGCGCATGCCGGGAAGAATGGGTTTCAGGACCGTCACTGTCAAGAACCTGAAAATCGTAAAGGTCTTCGAGGATAAGAACATTGTGCTGATTTCCGGGGCCATACCGGGCAGAAAAAACACACTGATTACAGTGTGCGAACGATAG
- the rplD gene encoding 50S ribosomal protein L4: MKVDKYSIDGKVVGSIELSDSVFSAEVNDILIYELVKSANANLRQGTHKTKERSEVSGGGAKPWKQKGTGRAHSGSSRSPIWRGGGTIFGPVPRSYRIDLPRTIKRSAYRALFSLKAKQGSIKVVEDFKVNGKTKEVAKIGKAFSISKGIIIADSDDMMLKRSVKNIPWLTYNNVNRISGKDIFYSKELIITESAVMKLNERYAEGGK, translated from the coding sequence ATGAAAGTTGATAAATATTCCATAGACGGCAAAGTCGTAGGCTCGATCGAGCTGTCCGACAGTGTCTTCAGCGCTGAAGTAAACGATATACTGATATACGAACTCGTTAAATCGGCAAACGCGAACCTGCGCCAGGGAACACATAAGACGAAGGAGCGCTCCGAGGTGAGCGGCGGCGGCGCAAAGCCGTGGAAGCAGAAAGGCACGGGCCGTGCCCACTCGGGATCGAGCCGGTCGCCCATATGGCGGGGCGGCGGCACCATTTTCGGGCCCGTACCGCGCAGCTACCGGATAGATCTTCCGCGCACCATCAAGCGATCCGCATACCGGGCACTTTTTTCTCTAAAGGCAAAGCAGGGAAGCATCAAGGTGGTTGAGGATTTCAAGGTTAACGGGAAAACAAAGGAAGTCGCAAAAATCGGCAAGGCCTTCTCCATTTCGAAGGGGATCATCATCGCCGACAGCGACGATATGATGCTCAAGCGGTCGGTGAAGAATATTCCATGGCTGACCTACAATAATGTTAACAGAATTTCAGGCAAGGATATCTTTTATTCGAAGGAACTCATCATTACGGAAAGCGCGGTGATGAAGCTGAATGAACGATATGCCGAGGGCGGCAAATAA
- the rplW gene encoding 50S ribosomal protein L23, whose amino-acid sequence MMNANDIILKPVISEKTTELMGINKYVFRVSMKANKLMVYGAVKELFGVQPEKVNVLVMRGKNRRLRYRTGKRSAWKKAIVTLKPGEKIELFEAQ is encoded by the coding sequence ATAATGAACGCGAATGATATCATTTTAAAGCCGGTTATTTCGGAAAAGACTACCGAGCTTATGGGAATAAACAAGTATGTATTCCGGGTGTCCATGAAGGCCAACAAGCTCATGGTGTACGGCGCCGTGAAGGAGCTGTTCGGCGTACAGCCGGAGAAGGTGAATGTTCTCGTCATGCGGGGTAAAAACCGAAGGCTCCGTTACCGGACCGGCAAGAGGAGCGCATGGAAGAAGGCGATCGTAACGCTCAAGCCGGGCGAAAAGATAGAGCTTTTCGAAGCGCAATAA
- the rplB gene encoding 50S ribosomal protein L2 — protein sequence MGLKKFRPITQTTRYKTVLDFSEITETEPYKPLTRGKKENAGRGNKGHISVRRRGGGHKRLYRIIDFKRDKHGIAGRVDTIEYDPNRSANIALITYIDGEKRYIVAPDTLKVGDSIMSGDNAEIKVGNALPLKSIPLGTNIFNIEMSRGKGGQLVRSAGASAVITAKEGTYCLIKLPSGEIRKIHQECYATIGEVGNKDFGLVTIGKAGRSRWMNKRPKVRGVAMNPVDHPLGGGEGKSSGGRHPCSPTGVPSKGYKTRKKYKVSDKYIVNRRKK from the coding sequence ATGGGACTGAAAAAATTTAGACCGATAACTCAGACGACACGATACAAGACGGTTCTCGATTTTTCCGAGATTACGGAAACCGAACCGTATAAACCCCTGACCAGGGGCAAAAAGGAAAACGCGGGCCGCGGCAACAAGGGTCATATTTCCGTGCGGCGTCGCGGCGGCGGCCACAAGCGCCTGTACCGCATCATCGATTTCAAGCGTGACAAGCACGGCATCGCGGGCCGTGTTGATACGATCGAGTATGATCCCAACCGTTCGGCCAACATAGCGCTGATCACCTATATTGACGGGGAAAAAAGATATATCGTCGCTCCGGATACGCTCAAGGTGGGAGACTCGATAATGTCCGGCGACAATGCCGAGATCAAGGTCGGGAACGCTCTTCCCCTTAAGAGCATACCGCTGGGCACCAACATCTTTAATATTGAAATGAGCCGCGGCAAGGGAGGCCAGTTGGTCCGGTCGGCCGGCGCGTCGGCGGTAATCACCGCCAAAGAAGGAACATACTGTCTGATCAAGCTCCCCTCGGGGGAGATTCGCAAGATACACCAGGAATGCTACGCCACCATCGGCGAAGTCGGCAACAAGGACTTCGGTCTCGTGACTATCGGCAAGGCCGGCAGGTCCCGGTGGATGAATAAGAGACCCAAGGTGCGGGGGGTCGCCATGAACCCGGTCGATCACCCACTAGGAGGCGGTGAAGGAAAATCGTCCGGAGGCCGTCACCCTTGTTCGCCGACGGGCGTTCCCAGCAAGGGATACAAGACACGAAAGAAGTATAAAGTAAGCGACAAATATATTGTTAATCGAAGGAAGAAGTAA
- the rpsS gene encoding 30S ribosomal protein S19 — protein sequence MARSVKKGPYVDIKLFKKIEDMNSSNSKKAIKTWSRRSTIFPEMIGHTLMVHNGKNFIPVYVTENMIGHKLGEFAPTRTYRGHRTKDDKIAKRK from the coding sequence ATGGCTCGGTCAGTAAAAAAAGGTCCGTACGTTGACATTAAGTTGTTCAAAAAGATTGAGGACATGAATTCCTCGAACTCGAAGAAGGCCATCAAAACATGGTCGCGCAGATCGACGATTTTTCCGGAAATGATAGGCCACACGCTGATGGTTCACAACGGGAAAAACTTCATCCCTGTGTATGTCACGGAAAACATGATCGGCCACAAGCTCGGTGAGTTCGCGCCGACGAGGACCTACCGGGGCCATAGAACGAAAGACGATAAAATTGCCAAGAGGAAGTAG
- the rplV gene encoding 50S ribosomal protein L22 codes for MEAQAFSKNNRISASKARLVANEVRGEELLYAIEILKAMPQKSARLILKTLYSAGANAKYIKPDIMDKDLYIKKIVVDVGPTMKRFRPRARGRANRIKKRTSSIRIVLSDEN; via the coding sequence ATGGAAGCGCAAGCTTTTTCGAAAAATAACAGGATTTCCGCCTCAAAAGCGAGGCTGGTCGCCAACGAGGTACGGGGCGAGGAGCTTCTGTACGCGATAGAAATTCTCAAGGCGATGCCGCAGAAATCGGCCCGCCTCATACTGAAGACGCTCTATTCGGCCGGGGCGAACGCGAAATACATCAAGCCCGATATCATGGACAAGGATCTCTACATTAAAAAGATCGTCGTCGACGTTGGGCCGACCATGAAGCGGTTCCGCCCCAGGGCGCGGGGCCGGGCGAACCGGATCAAGAAAAGAACAAGCAGCATTCGGATTGTATTATCTGACGAAAATTAA
- the rpsC gene encoding 30S ribosomal protein S3: MGQKVNPIGLRVGVNRTWDSIWYEDKKNYAKYLHEDLAIKEYVEKEKKSAGISRVAIDRFPDRVNVNIHASRPGVLIGKKGSDIEALKEKLQKIASKNVYINIIEVKKPEKNASLIAQQIAQQVEGRFPYRRAVKQAITNAMRTGALGIKVVCSGRLNNAEMARQEAYKEGRIPLHTLRAEIDYGFAEALTTFGLIGVKVWIYNGDVLTKDVEDEEDKYTVKRKTK, encoded by the coding sequence ATGGGTCAAAAGGTAAATCCAATAGGACTGAGGGTGGGCGTCAACAGGACGTGGGATTCCATCTGGTATGAAGATAAAAAGAATTACGCGAAATATCTTCATGAAGACCTTGCTATAAAGGAATATGTCGAGAAGGAGAAAAAATCAGCCGGAATATCCAGAGTGGCCATCGACCGCTTCCCTGACAGGGTCAATGTAAATATCCACGCTTCCCGTCCCGGCGTCCTCATCGGCAAGAAGGGGTCCGATATCGAGGCCCTGAAGGAAAAGCTCCAGAAGATTGCGTCGAAAAATGTATATATAAACATTATCGAGGTGAAGAAGCCAGAAAAGAATGCGAGCCTCATCGCCCAGCAGATAGCCCAGCAGGTCGAGGGGCGGTTCCCCTACCGGAGGGCCGTCAAGCAGGCCATTACCAACGCGATGCGGACCGGCGCCCTGGGGATCAAAGTGGTCTGCTCGGGACGATTGAACAACGCCGAGATGGCGCGCCAGGAAGCTTACAAGGAAGGAAGGATACCCCTTCATACGCTGCGCGCCGAAATTGATTATGGGTTTGCCGAGGCGCTGACCACCTTCGGCCTGATCGGAGTGAAGGTGTGGATATACAACGGCGATGTTCTCACGAAAGACGTCGAGGACGAAGAAGACAAATATACCGTAAAACGCAAAACAAAGTGA
- the rplP gene encoding 50S ribosomal protein L16 — translation MLMPKRQRFRKVQRGHMRGAAHRGSTIAFGEIGLKVIEPGEITARQIEAARVAITRRVKRGGKLWIRIFPDRPFTKKPAETRMGKGKGNPEGFVARVKPGKILFEIAGIDEILAKEALLNAAFKLPLKTKIVKINE, via the coding sequence ATGTTAATGCCGAAACGACAAAGATTCAGGAAAGTGCAGCGTGGACATATGCGGGGCGCCGCCCATCGCGGCTCCACGATAGCCTTCGGTGAAATCGGCCTCAAGGTCATTGAACCGGGCGAGATTACAGCGCGCCAGATTGAGGCCGCTCGGGTCGCCATCACCAGGAGGGTCAAGCGGGGCGGAAAGCTCTGGATCAGGATTTTTCCGGACCGTCCCTTCACCAAGAAGCCGGCTGAGACCCGGATGGGCAAGGGCAAGGGAAATCCCGAGGGTTTTGTGGCCAGGGTAAAGCCGGGCAAAATACTTTTTGAAATAGCCGGTATCGATGAAATCCTGGCGAAGGAAGCGCTGCTGAACGCGGCGTTCAAGCTTCCGCTCAAGACTAAAATTGTGAAAATAAACGAATAG
- the rpmC gene encoding 50S ribosomal protein L29, with amino-acid sequence MKGKLEELTLEELDRSLNETKEILRKERFKAVTSKVENPKKIKELKKHIARVLTLKKEYALGVRQTKASR; translated from the coding sequence ATGAAAGGGAAACTGGAAGAATTGACGCTTGAGGAACTGGATCGAAGCCTCAATGAAACGAAGGAAATCCTTCGGAAAGAGCGGTTCAAGGCCGTCACCAGCAAGGTTGAGAATCCGAAGAAAATCAAGGAATTGAAAAAGCATATCGCCCGCGTATTGACCCTGAAAAAGGAATATGCCCTGGGCGTCAGACAGACTAAGGCATCTCGATAA
- the rpsQ gene encoding 30S ribosomal protein S17 has product MVKKRKQLIGKVVSDKMDKTIVIEIENLVMHSLYKKSVRRTKRIKSHDEKNECAVGDIVKIEEARPLSKEKRYRLIEIVEKAK; this is encoded by the coding sequence ATGGTAAAAAAAAGGAAACAGTTAATCGGAAAAGTAGTAAGCGACAAAATGGACAAGACGATCGTTATTGAGATCGAAAACCTTGTCATGCATTCTCTATATAAAAAGTCGGTACGCAGGACCAAGCGGATCAAGAGTCACGACGAGAAGAATGAATGCGCCGTCGGCGATATCGTCAAGATCGAGGAAGCCAGGCCGTTATCTAAAGAGAAGAGATACCGTTTAATTGAAATTGTAGAAAAAGCCAAATAG
- the rplN gene encoding 50S ribosomal protein L14 has protein sequence MIQVQTMLEVADNSGVKRVQCIKVLGGTRRRYATVGDIIVVAVKDSQPSYGLKDSMGKKVHGKAVLRAVVVRTTSPVRRKDGSYIRFDDNAVAIIDAKGEPRGSRIFGPVARELRDRNFLKIVSLAPEVL, from the coding sequence ATGATTCAAGTTCAAACAATGCTGGAAGTGGCTGATAACAGCGGCGTGAAAAGGGTCCAGTGCATCAAGGTGCTGGGCGGAACGAGGCGGCGGTACGCCACGGTCGGCGATATTATCGTCGTTGCCGTCAAAGACTCGCAGCCCTCATACGGGCTGAAGGATTCGATGGGGAAAAAAGTTCATGGCAAGGCCGTATTGAGGGCGGTCGTGGTTCGCACGACGAGTCCGGTGCGCCGCAAGGACGGTTCATACATCAGGTTCGACGATAATGCCGTTGCCATCATTGACGCCAAGGGCGAGCCCCGGGGTTCGCGTATATTCGGGCCGGTAGCACGGGAACTGCGCGACAGGAATTTTCTCAAGATCGTATCGCTGGCTCCCGAGGTCCTTTAA
- the rplX gene encoding 50S ribosomal protein L24, with amino-acid sequence MKQDTTTTRIKKNDNVVVNAGADRGRRGKVLKVGTKSGRIIVEGINKRKKYLKPGPEQPKGGVVNMEFPVDISNVMIFCDKCKKGVRIGIQFKDKNRVRVCKKCGKSLD; translated from the coding sequence ATGAAGCAGGATACTACCACAACACGGATAAAGAAAAATGACAATGTTGTCGTGAACGCCGGCGCGGACCGCGGCAGGCGCGGCAAGGTCCTGAAAGTCGGGACTAAGTCCGGCAGGATCATCGTCGAAGGAATCAACAAAAGGAAGAAGTACCTCAAACCGGGTCCGGAACAGCCCAAGGGCGGCGTCGTGAACATGGAATTTCCCGTTGACATATCCAATGTCATGATTTTCTGCGACAAATGCAAGAAGGGAGTACGCATCGGGATCCAGTTCAAGGACAAGAACAGGGTCAGGGTCTGCAAGAAATGCGGAAAGAGCCTGGATTAG
- the rplE gene encoding 50S ribosomal protein L5: protein MAARLREEYDKNIKKKLMDSFKFTSIMQVPKLEKIVLNVGMGDGHANPNGMKAVVEELSNITGQRAVKTLSKKSIANFKIRDGMDVGARVTLRGDRMYEFLDRLINVALPRVRDFKGLSPKSFDNFGNYNFSVMEQIIFPEIDFDKVEKIHGINITIVTTAKKKEYAKALLDGFKMPFRS from the coding sequence ATGGCTGCAAGATTGAGAGAAGAATACGACAAGAATATAAAAAAGAAGCTGATGGACAGTTTCAAGTTTACGTCCATCATGCAGGTTCCTAAGCTTGAGAAAATCGTTCTGAATGTGGGCATGGGCGACGGTCATGCAAACCCGAACGGCATGAAGGCCGTTGTGGAGGAGCTTTCCAACATCACCGGGCAGCGCGCGGTAAAGACGCTTTCCAAGAAATCGATCGCCAATTTCAAGATCAGGGACGGCATGGACGTGGGCGCCCGCGTGACACTGCGCGGAGACCGGATGTACGAATTCCTGGACCGCCTCATCAACGTGGCCCTTCCCCGGGTGCGCGACTTCAAGGGGCTGTCGCCGAAATCCTTCGACAACTTCGGCAATTATAACTTTTCCGTAATGGAACAGATCATTTTCCCGGAAATAGATTTCGACAAGGTAGAGAAAATACACGGCATCAACATCACAATCGTCACAACAGCGAAAAAGAAGGAATATGCTAAAGCGCTGCTGGACGGGTTTAAAATGCCTTTTAGATCATAG
- a CDS encoding type Z 30S ribosomal protein S14, producing the protein MARTSLWAKQEIGPKYNVRWHNRCKICGRPRGYLRRFEMCRICFRKLASQGKIPGVVKSSW; encoded by the coding sequence GTGGCACGAACAAGCTTGTGGGCAAAACAGGAAATCGGTCCCAAATACAATGTGCGGTGGCACAACAGGTGCAAGATATGCGGACGCCCCCGCGGATACTTGAGAAGGTTTGAAATGTGCAGGATTTGTTTCAGAAAACTGGCGAGCCAGGGGAAAATTCCCGGCGTTGTGAAATCATCGTGGTAA
- the rpsH gene encoding 30S ribosomal protein S8 produces the protein MSAITDPIADMLTRIRNAVKAGHLIVDVPSSKMKVSIAKILKDEGFIKNYKLNDDNRQKILRIYLKYSEENQPAILNLTRISKPGRRVYIKAEELIPIYNNIGIWIISTSKGIITNKTAKKMNVGGEILCEIS, from the coding sequence ATGAGTGCTATTACAGACCCCATTGCAGATATGCTGACGAGAATCAGGAACGCCGTTAAGGCCGGTCATTTGATCGTCGATGTTCCATCGTCCAAGATGAAGGTTTCCATCGCCAAAATTTTGAAGGACGAGGGCTTTATAAAGAATTACAAGTTGAATGACGACAATCGGCAAAAGATCTTACGGATCTATTTGAAGTACTCCGAGGAAAATCAGCCGGCGATCCTGAACCTGACGCGCATCAGCAAGCCGGGCCGGCGAGTATACATCAAGGCCGAGGAACTTATCCCGATCTACAATAATATCGGGATCTGGATCATATCCACGTCAAAAGGAATAATAACCAATAAAACCGCGAAGAAGATGAACGTCGGCGGTGAAATTTTGTGCGAAATATCATAA
- the rplF gene encoding 50S ribosomal protein L6: MSRVARKPVIIPKGVTVDYTNRIISVKGPLGEDKLTLMDGIDLEVKDNAISIIAKNSKEDKKIAAASGLIRSLVSNMVTGVSQGFEKQMEIIGVGYRVQQQNKDVQFQLGYSHPILFSPPAGITIEVQEATKFKIKGSNKQVVGQVAANIRKLRPPEPYKGKGIRYKDEHVRKKAGKTGK; the protein is encoded by the coding sequence ATGTCACGAGTAGCTAGGAAACCGGTCATAATACCGAAAGGCGTAACAGTAGATTATACAAACAGGATCATATCGGTCAAGGGCCCCCTGGGCGAAGACAAGCTGACCCTCATGGACGGTATTGACCTGGAAGTTAAGGATAATGCTATTTCCATAATAGCTAAAAACTCCAAGGAAGATAAAAAGATTGCTGCGGCTTCGGGCCTGATACGGTCCCTCGTGAGCAATATGGTGACCGGAGTCTCCCAGGGCTTTGAAAAGCAGATGGAGATAATCGGGGTTGGATACCGGGTTCAGCAGCAGAACAAGGATGTCCAATTCCAGCTCGGATACTCGCACCCGATCCTTTTTTCCCCACCCGCGGGAATTACCATCGAAGTACAGGAAGCCACAAAGTTTAAGATAAAAGGCTCCAATAAGCAGGTAGTAGGCCAGGTCGCGGCTAATATCCGCAAGCTCAGGCCGCCGGAACCATACAAGGGAAAGGGAATCCGGTATAAAGACGAGCATGTAAGGAAAAAAGCAGGCAAGACAGGTAAATAG
- a CDS encoding 50S ribosomal protein L18, whose product MDKIALKKKRITRRRFIIKKKIGVNKDVLRLCISKYNSNMYAQIIDDRKQHTVVAMSTLSKEFPAMKNKANKEGAAMLGKMLGEKAVKAGIKKVVFDRNGYIYHGRVKAFADAARESGLEF is encoded by the coding sequence ATGGATAAGATCGCATTAAAAAAGAAACGGATTACCAGAAGACGGTTCATCATAAAGAAAAAGATAGGCGTCAACAAGGACGTTCTGCGGCTCTGTATCAGCAAGTACAACAGCAATATGTACGCTCAGATCATAGATGACCGGAAGCAGCACACGGTGGTGGCCATGTCGACCCTCTCCAAGGAATTCCCCGCGATGAAGAACAAGGCCAACAAGGAAGGGGCGGCTATGCTTGGCAAGATGCTGGGAGAAAAGGCCGTAAAGGCGGGCATTAAAAAAGTTGTCTTTGACAGGAACGGCTACATATACCACGGCAGGGTCAAGGCCTTCGCCGACGCGGCGCGCGAAAGCGGCCTTGAGTTTTAG